One genomic segment of bacterium includes these proteins:
- a CDS encoding DUF5618 family protein, producing MNEALRYLNNAKGILKKAPIEDNDYTDVKYVQEACGTAYLAILKAIDGYLLNKGLLKKELPKSYETYSVALRKHLDIHNGKLFRQFDRLYHELHIAGYYRGDLYNVNVVKEVLKSAKAFIEKIE from the coding sequence ATGAACGAAGCATTAAGGTATTTAAATAACGCAAAGGGGATATTAAAAAAGGCTCCGATTGAAGACAACGATTATACGGATGTCAAGTATGTCCAGGAGGCTTGTGGCACAGCATATCTTGCCATTCTAAAGGCAATAGATGGCTATTTGCTAAACAAAGGGCTTTTAAAAAAGGAGCTTCCAAAATCATATGAGACTTATTCAGTGGCATTGAGAAAACATTTAGATATCCACAATGGAAAGCTTTTTAGGCAATTTGATCGTCTCTACCATGAACTTCATATTGCTGGCTATTACAGAGGAGATCTTTATAATGTAAATGTGGTTAAAGAGGTATTGAAATCCGCAAAGGCTTTTATA